GTATGAAATTCTTCTTAGTGTCTTCCAACTAAAGAATGCTTTTCTTAATCtctctttccttttctttctttggCATATCAAAAGCCTGTAAGATTTCTGCTATGTTCTGCTTCTTCATTGCTAATCTTTCATATGCTTGGAATTAATATATACTGTAAAGTTTACTGACCCCGGAATGTCACATACTTTTATCTGACCGTTAAAAGAAGCCCTAAAAAAGGTTCCACTATCGGGTATAATGCGAGTTTGTTGACATTATTTTGGCCCTAAACCTACTTTGGGAATAGAAGAAGTCTTTATTACCCTGCTCTCTATAAATCCATTCAGTTTTCCCCAAAACACAAGTGTTTATCCCTTATCCTCTGGAATTTTCTAGCTCTATGAACTATCCATGAGCCATTGAGCTGTGTGCACCTATGTGGCTATGTTAACCAGACTTGGGGATACTAGTGTAGGGCACGAGTACATGTCCAAGAGCCGACTAGGACATTTAGGGAAATTTTGCATGTTTCTGTTCAAAATGAAGTGTCAAATTTTGGACCGAGATATTTGAGATGAAACACAAAATCCTGATAGCATAGGCGTGCGTCAAATATGACGCTATGGTAGTGATTAAAATGTTACCGTCGTTAGTAATTGTCAACTGTGGCCATGGTCTAGCAAACATAAGTTTCAAACATGGCAAAAAAAAAGGGATTGTATAATCTCTTTGAAACTCACACTTTTCTTATTTAAATACTATTACATGGTTGATGGTTTTGCAAAGTTTTAAGATTTACTTTTCTTAGAATGCCTTAAGCGGACATTTTCCCAACTCTCATTTCCTAACCTACTTTCGGGAGGTTGTTTCTACAAGATCAAAAGCAAGTGCATATAGGACTTTGTTGTAGGTTTTTTATATGGATTCTCACTAGCTGTGAATCCATTTAACTGACTAAAGCTGCGTGTTTGTTCCATGCATAAAAATCATCATCTTTTGGTTCAATGTGATGATTCCGGGCAGAGGAAGTAGATGGATGTTATGACTTTCGAATTCTTATGAAAACATTCTTGATGGATGTTATGACTTTGAATTCTTATGAAAACATTCTTGATGGATGTTTTCCCCAAATGTATCTGACTGCAAGATCCATACTCATATAGTCATATAGGATCAGTCTTTTCTTTGAGTAATAGGCATGAAGGTTAGTTTGCAAGACGACATGGCACTGAAACCAATATGCCATGTaaatttttggtatttatgttctATTTTAGGCACCTGTATTTGCGTGTAGTTATATGATTTTCAAGGTTTCCTTACAAtctcttgtttttttttgtttgactaCTCCATATCATTCTAATCAATTTGCTTCAGTAATAAATGTTTTTGGTTGGGAGGAAAAGCAAGGAAACTAATTGTTGGTAAGTGGTAACAGTAAATGACTATTATTCTATATTGCTAGTCTGATGGAGTCACCGACTCATATTAGACATGTCCCATGTCCAAGTGTCCTGGCTATTTTATAAAAAACAATTCAATATCCTTGGTTCAAAATAAAGTGTCGAAGTGTCTTAACCATGTCCAAATGTCAAAGATCCAATATGAACATTTGTGGAGAAAGAAGAGTCCAAGCAACATCGTTGCTAGTGACTAATGAGTATAAAGTGCAACAGGAAAAAAAAGAGTAGTCAGTAACTAGCCAGAAACCCCATGTCGATTGTGGTGATACCCCAAGGAAAATTTATAGGGTAGGGATACTTACAATCAGTTCCCAGAAAAGAATGCCGCCACAGTTAGCATAGCTGCATAGGACATATGACAAAATGGCAAAAATTAGTACGGCATGATAATCAtatttcctaatcctattagttCTTTTTAACAAAAATGGAAATCCAGTCTATGTGcataaataaaaaagaagattTTACAATAAAACAAGGTAATGGGATTAGTGTTAATTATGTCTATCCTGTAAGCCTTTGTTTGGCCGTACATTAATCAGACTGTCTATACAAGGATGCAGTGCCTGGAAAAGGAGAGTAGTATTAGCTAATGAGTGATTGGTAGATCCCCACTAAGTACTTAGAGAGGAACGTTAGCCAATGGCATGTTGTTCTTAAGTTAGACAAATGGTGAATGAAGATGATTTGATGTTGTTGAGGTGCAGTAAAGATTTGACAACAAACCATAATTGAGATATTGATGTGATATGAAGGAGAGTGAAATGACTTAAGTAAGGGTTTTAAGTGGAAGTTGATGAGTCTTTACATCATGCATTTTCAGTTTCTAACGTCCAATTACTTTGATAAAAATAGGTTCTTGTTCACCTTTTAGTCCGATCCATTAGCTTTGGACCTTCGGTGTTATGTGGATTCGTCTTCTTAGCCGTTTTCCAGTCAGTTGTGCAGCCTATAACTTGCCTCTTCCCAAAAATTGTTGTATTGCCCAGATTTATTGTATGCACCCCTCACGATAGGTTAATTGGGAAGGGAGGGTTCGTTGGTCTCAGACCATATTGTGATTACTCTATTTCTGAGGCTTACTTTGGTTGATGTAAAACCTGACTgacttttaaattttaatcaGTAGTTATGTGCTAAAAACACCAAGAAGTCCAGGAGGGGGAGTAGATTTGAGGTGGGGGACTTGGGGGTGGTCCTGATTTCATCACTTATGATGTTGCCAAATGTATATTCCAACTTATACTTAATTAATACAGTAGTATAATACCTTTTCTTTTCATATTCCTAAAAATATTTTATACTTAAAATATGCTCCGTACATGAATAATCATGTTTCTGCTTCGGTTGTGGGAATATAGTTAAGCTCTTTATAATGGTATATTAGTTGGGTAAATATCATTTTCGTCGTAGATTTGATTTAAACATTGTTAATCTCCTCTTTCATTGGCATCTAATCTAATAAATAGAAGTAGTACTATAACATACCTCGTTGATGGAACTTAATCCACATATCTTGACATAAAATATTAACATTAATTAGTAACCACTAACCATGGTTAATTAGAGAAACTATAGACTTAACGCTAAATAATCACCTTTACCTTTATTGTACGTTCTATAGTATATCTAGTTTTTTCTATATATATGTGTCATCCAACCTTGCTATCctctcaacaacaacaacagaaaGTTCCAACTCCAGACAATTCTGCTAGCTTAGAATTTACCATTATGAACTCCATGATGGCTTATTTCTTTAAACTGCCTCTTTGTCCTGAAACCACCCAACAAACCTTCTTTGCTCTCGTCTTTGCTTTCTTGCTCTATTTTCTACTACACTTGTGGTTGGTCCCCGGAGGCTTTGCATGGCGAAGTTACAACCTGAATTCCGACCCTAAACTCAGGGGTCCATCAGGTTGGCCCGTCGTGGGAACACTTCCTCAAATGGGTTCTTTGGCCCATAGAAAACTAGCCACTATGGCAGCTTCCTTGGGTTGCACTAGGCTCATGGCATTGAGTTTAGGCACCACACCTGTGATCATTAGTAGCCACCCTGAAACTGCTAAGGAAATCCTATCCTCACCTTCATTCTCAGACCGTCCCATAAAAGCCTCGGCCCGTTTGCTGATGTTTGAACGGGCCATCGGGTTTGCTCCCCATGGCATCTACTGGCGCCACCTAAGGAGGATATCGGCAAATCACATGTTCTCTCCTAGGAGAATTTCGAGCCTTGAAGGTGTTCGGCAATGCCTAGCTGATGTAATGTCAGAAAATTTGTTGAAGGAAATGAAGGGTAGAGGAGGAGTTGTGGAGTTAAGAGGGATATTACAGGGAGTCTCTTTGAAAAACATGTTGGAAAGTGTTTTCGGAAGTAATTTGGGTAGCGAAGGGGAGGTGCTAGGGTTGATGGTGAGGGAAGGTTATGAGTTGATTTCTGCATTCAATTTGGAGGATTATTTTCCTTTAGGTCTTTTGGACTTCAATGGAGTGAAAAGGAGATGCCTTAAGTTGGCTTGCAGGGTCAATGAACTTCTAGGTCAGATCATTAAAGTTAGGGAAAATGATGTAGACTTTAAGAAGAAAAATGATTTCCTAAGTGTGTTGCTATCTTTGCCCGATGATGAACAACTAAGTCAATCTGATATGGTGGCTGTTTTATGGGTAAGAGCCTTCAATACAgtttaaaattaacaaaaaccaTCCATGCAAAGTACGAACCGTGAGTCCGTGAACCAAAAAAGCGAATTATAACATAAAAATGGATGGTAAAACTAGTACTCCGATATAAAGTAGTATATATATTTAAACCATATTATGCTAACTTTGGTTACTTGTGAAGTGTAATGCATATAATCATAAGGTGATCTAAAGTTGATCTCCTTTTCTATTGATTTGTCATTGGGTCCCATTTTGTCCAAAAGATGGTACAGGTGTCTTGGTTTCGTTTGCTTTATTTCATGTTACTTGGATATGTTTGTCAaagtaaattattttcttgataCTTTACCCTTAATCACAATTTTTTGGTACAAAGCTGGAGATTGGTGTTCAGAGTTTGAAACTAGTTGACCTTGTTATTTTCATGGCTTgctttttcctttgtttttttttttttgttattttccaCTCCTCCCtagtctttttttatttttcttactttGAACTTTTTTTGTCTCACAAAAAGATTATAAacagaaagaacaaaaagagacggattaAGTATTAGAATTAGCGTACACATGTCTTTTTTGGGGGAGGCTGATTATGTCACAAGAACCATTTAGTGTATGTCAAATTGTCAATAATTGATTAGATAATAACTTTTGCAGGAAACAGTTTTTAGAGGAGCTGACACAGTAGCCACACTTCTTGAATGGATCATGGCTAGAATGGTCCTACACCAAGATATCCAAGCAAAGGCTCAAGAAGAGCTAGACTTATGCATTGGGACTAACCCGAGGCGGGTCCAGGATTCAGATCTCCAACACCTTCCCTTCCTTCAAGCCATAGTCAAGGAAGTACTACGGCTTCACCCACCGGGCCCTCTACTTTCATGGGCTCGCTTAGCAATCCACGATGTCCACGTTGACAAGGTTAAAATTCCAGCTGGCACTACGGCAATGGTCAACATGTGGGCCATAACCCATGACCCGACCATATGGGACGATCCATGGGCCTTCAATCCTACGAGGTTCATCGATGAGGATGTGTCGATCATGGGCTCGGACCTAAGACTTGCTCCATTTGGGTCAGGCCGTAGGGTTTGTCCTGGAAGGGCATTGGGCTTGGCCACCGTTCATTTGTGGTTGGCCCAAATGCTTCACGAGTTCAAGTGGTTGCCAACCCAAGTTGCGCCCGTGGATCTTTCGGAGCGCTTGAGGCTTTCACTTGAAATGAAGAAACCATTGGCTTGCTCGGTGGTTCCTCGTAATAATGGCATAAATTAACTAGCTTAAAATATCTCGGTACTTTGGTAAATGTAATGTAGATAGAATTATTCATGGATAATCATGATTAAGATGAATATTAACTGTAAGAGCTCATTAGAGTTGGAAGTTGAAGAAAATTGTAGTACTGGAATCACAAAGATAACTCAGCTTTACGTCTGAGAAGCTTTGTAACTTTGTAGCTACAATGTGACCAAAATAATATGCAGTATATGATGTTTTTAATCAACTGTGGTTTTTAAACGCTTGTACTTTCAAATTACTCTGTATGTTGTAACTATTTTTGGACGAAATTAAAAGGGTACACAATACACCGTTTCTAAATTGATAAGGTTGTCAATGCCAACCCAACTTACTACGATGGACAAATTTACATAATCCCTATTATAAGTATATAGTACATTCCTTTTTTAGTTTAAAGCCAACATTATTGATCAATAGATTTTCAAAATGTGGATACAAAGACACATAACTAGTACTCGTATTAAAAAGTTAGTCAACTCGTTACATGACATCCTTCCTTATCCAATGATTGTTACGGAGTATTATGCATAATTCTCGAAATAGAAAAATAGCCACAGGGTGAAAATGATGTAGACGAGATTCAGACCTTGGGTACCCCCAATCCCCCATAGAGCTAGGCATGTGCCGGGTCGTGTAGGCCCACATGTTGATTCCCGTGTGCATTAACGGGCCGTGCCTAAAACTGGCTAAGAGAAAGTCGTGTGACTCGTGTCATATCGAGCTCGTTCCTCTCTTCCATGACTCGTCTCACGTATCGTGTTGGGCCGAATCGTGCCTATGTGTGTCAACGTGCAAACTGGCCCGTCGAGCTCCTTCCAAATTTCTAAAATAATGTTCATGCACGGTATGTGGCCCATCCTCGTGTCTCTCGTGTTGTTCCGGGTTTACAATGAACTCGAGTCATGCCGGGCTAGTTTACCAATTAAGCTAAACTGTCCAGGGTTGTGGGAAAGATAGATTATAGTAGGGCCCTATGAGGCTATGGCAACTTGAGAATGGCCTGAGATCATAGAGAGAAAGAGATGGACACCTCCCCACCCAAAAAAGAATGGAGAATGAAGTTTAGGGTTTGTAATTTCCCCCTTTTCAATCAGAAATTGTTGATTTGGTTGATCGGAGCAGTGGAAAGATTCAAAGTTCGAAGCTTTCAACCTAAAATGTGTTCAGGTGATGATCATTGAACTTATCTCACCTCACATTTGACGTTTCATTCTCTTCATTATAATTTTGGTCTTTATTTTTTACAATTTCCTgtgtatttatatttttttttgtttgggcgGGAAAATAGATTGAAATTTAGAAAGAAATTGGTGAATTTCAGTTGTTTTCATGAATTCAGAGATGTGGAAGTTCTAATTGTTTGTACAAACTTCTGAATTAGGGTGTATATTGATTGATTCGAGTTTCTGGGCATTGAAATTTTCAACTATGTGTTGATTTCTGGGTGTTTAGAGCTCATAATTTGTGTTTTCAATGTGTGCATTGCGAAACAAGAATCGGAATGATTGTTGCTTGTAGCATGTGATTGATTGTTTTTGATGGAAAGGGCAAGGAACCCGGCTTTTCTATCGCTTtgagaagatgatgatgatgataaacTAGATGTTTAAGTACTACATTGTGTTGATTTCTGGGTGTTTTAAGCTCATAATTTGTGTTTCTGGGTGATGGATTGTTTTTTGATAGGAAGGGAAAGGAACCCGtgttttatacttcctccatttttttttaattgcaccatctgggatttcacgcttgccaatgcactattttaacaactaatatctctcattatacatttcaaaaaattataaaaatttgatgatttgaaagtatatttcgagacgaatctaacaagatcccacatgaatatatttttctttacatataattcacaaaaaataactatataagaatatgtgaatagtgctaaaatcaagatggtgcaattattaaaaaatggaggaagtatctcTTTGAGAAGATAATGATGGTGATGTTAAATTAGATGTTTAAGTACTTCACTGTTATtgttttcttttgaattttAGTATGAAGGTTAAGGAGATTGATGCTATGGTAATTGGTCTATTTGTGTACTTTTAGGCTCACGTATTATTGTCGATAAAGGTGGCATTGGCCAAGACTCAATGTCTTAGTCCGGTCTTGTTCATAAATGTGCAACATTTTCAAGCAGTTCATCATGTAACGTTGAACCAATTAAACACTTACTCAATTTGAAATCAGGGCTGGAAcctttttgaaaatttcaggcctaaaaaaagaattttctgatttaaatccaaaacaaagtacttagtaatggctttgatctaaAATTTGATATGAGACTTACCTAGACAAAACTAGGATCTATATGAAACCAACCTAattgttttgacaggtctagCCTTGTTTCTGCTTATCTATCTTTTGTCATTGTTTTTCCTGCTGTGATCCGTACCCTCAACAGCATTTTTTGATTTGCAGCCAACTGGACTATGACTGACGTATGATTGTATGGTGTCCGACAATAAGACCGGAGTATTTTTGCTATGGAAATGCAGATCAACAAAAGAGTTCTTCTAAATGTCCATCCTAGTAAACCTGCTAATCCAGAGTCTTGAAATCTCAGAAACGGGCGTCTAAAATGTTCAAATTCTCGAGACAAAAGCTGCTTAGTTATTGCTTCATCTACTAGAGAATAACCGTTTGGTAAGCGCATCCCTCCCTTGTTATGAAGATGGAATTTTTCCACTAATGCGTCATTCATTGTTTTCTCTTAATGTTCCTTATGATGCTCACTTGCAGAAGTGAACTTATATGTACTTGTTCCAGAGAGAATTGACATTAACTGACGTATCGGATTCTAGAATGTTCCTTATTGACATTAATACTgtagttttttgttttgtttatgtgagttctaatgaatctTGCATTCCTGTGGCAACTTGAGTTTTTCCCTTCTTAAATTGCCCCCAACCTTGTAGAAGAAATTGTTATGAAGTATGACGACTTTGACAGATTTCTGAAGTAATTATGTGGAATTTGTGTTGAAGTaattatgttgaatttgttctGAAGTATGACGACTTTGATAGATTTGATGATCGGACATTATTTGACCCGGTTTATCTAATTTATCTCCTTAGATTCCCATGGTTATATATATTCATTCAAAATCTGAAGTATGACGACATTGATAGATTTGATGATCGGACATTATTTGACCCGGTTTATCTAATTTATCTCCTTAGATTCCCATGGTTATATATATTCATTCAAAATTTGCCAAAACATTGAAACAATAGCACTCCAGTTCCCAGGTTGCAAATCTTATAACTGCATATGAAGTTAGTAAACACTTCTTCTCTGAACACTCATTTCTTTCTTATAGGTTGCAGTACACAAAAGCCATAATTCCTGAAAGTACTGTCTTCATCCAAAATGTTACTCATTTTTCGTTGAATCTCTCAAAATAATTCAAAGTTTCCTCTAATGCTATGTTTTTATGACACATAATGATGTAAACGTGCATTTACCAAGTAGGGGTTTTCTGGGTTGTTATTAACTTAAACTTAATGGTCCTCTGATACAGTGATTGTAAAGTATCATAAGCTAACCATGAAAAAACTGTAATTGTAACCTTAATACATACTAATCACCCTTTTTTATTGTCGTGTTATCAAGAACCCTATTGTGTTAATGGTTCGGTTAATTAACATGAACAGAAGTACTTGTTACATGGTTATACAGTACAGTTAAACAGCTCGATCTCATTCTTATGCATTTCTAGGTTTGCAGCTTCTGAGCTACACTCTGCTTTGACTCCTCCACCATCTTTTCCAGTATCCACAC
This sequence is a window from Spinacia oleracea cultivar Varoflay chromosome 1, BTI_SOV_V1, whole genome shotgun sequence. Protein-coding genes within it:
- the LOC110793048 gene encoding cytochrome P450 78A5, with product MCHPTLLSSQQQQQKVPTPDNSASLEFTIMNSMMAYFFKLPLCPETTQQTFFALVFAFLLYFLLHLWLVPGGFAWRSYNLNSDPKLRGPSGWPVVGTLPQMGSLAHRKLATMAASLGCTRLMALSLGTTPVIISSHPETAKEILSSPSFSDRPIKASARLLMFERAIGFAPHGIYWRHLRRISANHMFSPRRISSLEGVRQCLADVMSENLLKEMKGRGGVVELRGILQGVSLKNMLESVFGSNLGSEGEVLGLMVREGYELISAFNLEDYFPLGLLDFNGVKRRCLKLACRVNELLGQIIKVRENDVDFKKKNDFLSVLLSLPDDEQLSQSDMVAVLWETVFRGADTVATLLEWIMARMVLHQDIQAKAQEELDLCIGTNPRRVQDSDLQHLPFLQAIVKEVLRLHPPGPLLSWARLAIHDVHVDKVKIPAGTTAMVNMWAITHDPTIWDDPWAFNPTRFIDEDVSIMGSDLRLAPFGSGRRVCPGRALGLATVHLWLAQMLHEFKWLPTQVAPVDLSERLRLSLEMKKPLACSVVPRNNGIN